The nucleotide window CAACACTTTCACTTGTGAGCACCACTCCACCACCATCCCATCCTCTCCTTCTTCAATCTCCAGTAGTTCTTCCTCTCTGTTATCCTTCCTCACAACCCATAGATATGGCCTCTTGCTCTCCTTCAATGCTTTCACAATCTCCTCCATCTGCTCCTTCTTCATCATTGAGACACTTCCGAATGATATATACACCACTGATCCCTCCTCTTTTGTGTCCAACCATTCCATGTACTTCTTCTCATCCTCCCTGAAAAGATATCCAGCAACTGAGTTGGTGTACTCTTTCGGCAAGTGTCCAACAGGTATGGCTTCAACCTCATTGCTGAATGAAGCTAAGGCAACAGTTTCCCATTCTTGGAAGGTGTTTATCAACACCTTgggcttcttcatcttcttctcttgtttcccatctaaaatcttaaacaaCTCTCTGAACGAGTCTAGAATGGTGGCGTAGATGCCATCGGCTTCTGTGTCAGTGAGAAACGATGGCAAGTCTCTGATTTGGAGCGGTGGCAATCCCGGAAAACAGACGGGGAACGAAGGATCATCAGCGTGAGCTTTGATTAGACACTCAAAGCCATGAAAGAAGTGATAGTAGGTGCCAAACACAGTGGCAGCTTGTATCCAATAGAGGACTGAAGGGATGCCATGCTCACCGGCGATGTCCACCACCCAGTCTAACAAGAGGGTATAGACTATGCACTTCACCGGCCGGCCACTGGTAGCGAGATCGTTCAAGAGGATAGAAACGTTGCGTTTACTATTTGTTCTGAAGAGTGAGAAGTACTCCTTCGAATCCATGGTGGTAAGTTTGTAATCCTCTCCATCTAAGCCATCGGAGAAGGGGAGGTAGGTGATGAGGCCATCATTGAAGCCTTTGTCGGAGTTGGTGGTGGA belongs to Dioscorea cayenensis subsp. rotundata cultivar TDr96_F1 chromosome 17, TDr96_F1_v2_PseudoChromosome.rev07_lg8_w22 25.fasta, whole genome shotgun sequence and includes:
- the LOC120280207 gene encoding crocetin glucosyltransferase, chloroplastic-like, giving the protein MFVSIYLPPRMDRIIHSSSISSSSTMAANPQTHFLFITYPMQSHINPALHLAKHFATTTGATVTFSTTIFAHRRMFSSTTNSDKGFNDGLITYLPFSDGLDGEDYKLTTMDSKEYFSLFRTNSKRNVSILLNDLATSGRPVKCIVYTLLLDWVVDIAGEHGIPSVLYWIQAATVFGTYYHFFHGFECLIKAHADDPSFPVCFPGLPPLQIRDLPSFLTDTEADGIYATILDSFRELFKILDGKQEKKMKKPKVLINTFQEWETVALASFSNEVEAIPVGHLPKEYTNSVAGYLFREDEKKYMEWLDTKEEGSVVYISFGSVSMMKKEQMEEIVKALKESKRPYLWVVRKDNREEELLEIEEGEDGMVVEWCSQVKVLAHRAVGCFVTHCGWNSTLESLVCGVPHWTDQAMNAKLVET